The Thiosulfativibrio zosterae genome has a window encoding:
- the fdxA gene encoding ferredoxin FdxA — protein sequence MAFVVTENCIKCKYTDCVAVCPVDAFHEGPNFLVINPEVCIDCDLCSAECPAQAIFQEDALPEGMEEFRKINLDLAHIWPVINAVIPAPADADEWNGVADKAQYLEIE from the coding sequence ATGGCATTTGTAGTGACTGAAAATTGTATTAAATGTAAATACACTGATTGTGTGGCGGTTTGCCCGGTGGATGCCTTTCACGAAGGGCCAAACTTTTTGGTCATTAATCCAGAGGTGTGTATCGATTGCGATTTATGCTCGGCAGAATGTCCTGCACAAGCCATTTTTCAAGAAGACGCTCTGCCTGAAGGAATGGAAGAGTTTCGCAAAATCAATCTAGATTTAGCACACATTTGGCCAGTCATTAACGCAGTCATTCCTGCGCCAGCAGATGCCGATGAATGGAATGGTGTTGCAGACAAAGCCCAATACCTAGAAATAGAGTAA
- a CDS encoding DEAD/DEAH box helicase has product MPFSKLGLIDPLLKAISELGYKTPTEIQKKAIPVILSGKDLIAGAQTGTGKTAAFGLPILQTLSSLGEVRGRSIRALVLAPTRELVIQVEANIQAYAKYLKISSLAVYGGSDLEAQKQALANGIDILVATPGRLLDLAYQRALFFDDLEFLVLDEADRMLDMGFIDDLHKIIERLPEHRQSLLFSATLTDDVRFLAKVVNHDAIEISLSSNAKSAPKIKQWLITVDKDTKSALLSHLIQEQHWNQALIFVEKKHSAAKLVEQLGKRGILADSIHGGRSQAMRESVWQSFKEGKLKYLVATGIAARGLDMEKLERVVNYDLPFPAEDYIHRIGRTGRAGETGEAISLVSKDDFKNLCAIESLLGHIIQRQEIEGFPVKKTVPISILNYRTN; this is encoded by the coding sequence ATGCCCTTTTCAAAACTTGGACTCATCGACCCACTCTTAAAAGCCATTTCAGAATTAGGCTACAAAACCCCTACTGAAATCCAAAAGAAAGCCATCCCTGTGATTTTGTCTGGCAAAGATCTCATTGCAGGTGCACAAACCGGAACTGGCAAAACAGCCGCCTTTGGTTTACCTATTTTACAAACCCTCAGTAGCTTGGGCGAGGTGCGTGGTCGTTCCATTCGGGCATTAGTTTTAGCACCGACCCGCGAGTTGGTTATTCAAGTTGAAGCGAACATTCAGGCATATGCAAAATATTTAAAAATATCTTCTTTAGCGGTTTACGGCGGTTCGGACCTTGAAGCGCAAAAACAAGCACTCGCAAATGGCATAGATATTTTAGTCGCCACGCCAGGTCGATTATTAGACTTAGCCTATCAAAGAGCGTTGTTTTTTGATGACTTAGAATTTTTAGTTCTCGATGAAGCTGACAGAATGTTAGATATGGGGTTCATCGACGACCTCCATAAAATCATCGAGCGTCTGCCCGAACATCGTCAAAGTTTATTGTTTTCAGCCACTCTGACAGATGACGTTCGATTTTTAGCCAAGGTCGTCAATCATGATGCAATTGAAATCAGCCTGTCCTCCAACGCCAAAAGTGCGCCAAAAATAAAGCAATGGCTAATAACGGTCGACAAAGACACTAAATCAGCGCTATTGAGCCATTTAATTCAAGAACAGCATTGGAATCAAGCACTCATTTTTGTTGAGAAAAAACACTCCGCTGCCAAACTGGTTGAACAACTCGGCAAACGCGGCATCCTCGCCGACTCAATTCATGGTGGCCGAAGCCAAGCCATGCGCGAAAGCGTTTGGCAAAGCTTTAAAGAGGGAAAATTAAAATATTTGGTTGCCACAGGCATAGCGGCGCGTGGCCTGGATATGGAGAAGCTAGAAAGAGTCGTCAATTATGACCTGCCTTTTCCTGCAGAAGATTACATTCACCGTATTGGCAGAACCGGCAGAGCGGGTGAAACTGGAGAAGCCATTTCTTTAGTCTCGAAAGACGACTTTAAAAATCTTTGCGCCATTGAAAGCCTGTTAGGGCATATCATTCAACGCCAAGAAATCGAAGGGTTTCCCGTGAAAAAAACCGTACCGATTTCTATTTTAAATTACCGAACAAACTAG
- a CDS encoding diguanylate cyclase domain-containing protein, which produces MREFLENDIVHLIILLITMTIMILSFKLKNCILLNKFIPVYKYDFLTGLELRQDFDKKITKLMKEATPFYISLIDINDLHSINKQLGYRAGDEVIKEVANDISKLLKKIKNLNIYRIGGDEFIVISQDDINHQLDQLAKASYATAYFNGDKDYNALFDEIDQAVMLVKKQKIIKGEFQDRRQH; this is translated from the coding sequence ATGCGTGAATTCTTAGAAAATGATATTGTTCATCTCATTATTTTATTAATTACCATGACCATTATGATTTTAAGTTTCAAGCTTAAAAACTGCATTCTCCTGAATAAGTTCATTCCCGTCTACAAATACGACTTTTTGACCGGCTTAGAATTGCGCCAAGATTTTGATAAAAAAATAACCAAACTAATGAAAGAGGCAACGCCCTTTTATATTTCATTAATTGACATCAATGACCTGCACAGCATTAATAAACAACTTGGTTATAGAGCGGGTGATGAAGTCATTAAAGAAGTGGCCAATGATATTTCTAAATTGCTCAAAAAAATTAAAAACCTCAATATTTACCGCATAGGTGGTGATGAGTTTATCGTGATTTCACAAGATGACATCAACCACCAATTAGATCAGTTGGCAAAAGCCTCTTATGCAACCGCCTACTTTAATGGAGACAAAGATTACAACGCTTTGTTTGATGAAATCGATCAAGCCGTCATGCTTGTTAAAAAGCAAAAAATTATTAAAGGCGAATTTCAAGACCGTCGTCAACATTAA
- a CDS encoding putative bifunctional diguanylate cyclase/phosphodiesterase: MKPIDKNPPSLRNRYILLTILIGLFVTIIVSFSYQNLVTTKDSVNAAYEGLLQEQTHIEEVRNTLLIVNKDINLFLLDPLNENLIQKIAANTNAALKSLNALGKSKHPYHQDISALTVIAAHNVKKLKTEVEHLIEYRLDINKQYPGLNISANIMESKQDSIKSGFEILINEIESNSIQLNSPEIYPLLLKSQSIWINAISQTRIYMANRLASFTTEILEDQGKSLKDIHTLFTQNLQKLQSLYSKEDSFEAEDILKNALHNSQDWYQDFINLRKISESDQWRSDTLIIKTRVFPVIEDISQNIIDIEKSIHSEKLSTDEALKESDEAFNKLIFAIIALFLLFIASILVSMQWMLFSPIEKVSLALRSKAFDIDLPNIHSSNTREVGRLIDAFVEMDKEVTLRQTALEHQAMHDHLTGLPNRFLLNQRIEYHLLNSERRQCPFVLYLMDLDFFKDINDTLGHAAGDQLLIEVSKRMQELIQKSDTLARLGGDEFSILLPDASKERATRLAEDLIQKISQPVEINGQKVNIGISIGMVSYPEDATDMESLFQYADMAMYTAKRNRTGLTFYDATQNIYSKTRLNLIHDVAEALEQDQFEIYFQPKINAENGEICGAEGLLRWNHREYGFISPEKVVEGAERAGFIHKLSLSMLNKAVSECSQWHKAGFPITVSVNLSVRDLSNLDLTDEVKLIMDNYQLDYGYLTLEITESVMMENLAVSLEVLNKLHDLGVCISIDDFGTGFSSLAYLKRLPVTELKIDKSFIMEMNEDANDRKIVSSTINLGHNLGLKVIAEGIETQKVMDLLKEMGCDQMQGYFIGKPMTPEAFRYFIKNHSNA, encoded by the coding sequence ATGAAACCTATCGACAAAAATCCACCCAGTTTAAGAAATCGATATATTCTGCTGACCATTTTGATTGGGTTATTTGTCACGATTATTGTTTCTTTCAGTTATCAAAATCTAGTGACTACGAAAGATTCAGTGAATGCGGCTTATGAAGGTTTGCTTCAAGAACAAACTCACATTGAAGAAGTCAGAAACACCCTACTGATCGTCAACAAAGACATTAATCTATTTTTGCTAGACCCGCTTAACGAAAATCTCATTCAAAAAATTGCAGCCAATACCAACGCTGCTTTGAAAAGCTTAAATGCACTGGGTAAATCCAAACATCCTTATCATCAAGATATTTCTGCTTTGACTGTCATAGCCGCTCACAATGTTAAAAAACTGAAAACAGAAGTTGAGCACTTGATTGAATATCGCTTGGATATCAACAAACAATATCCAGGTTTGAATATATCCGCCAATATCATGGAAAGTAAACAAGACTCTATAAAATCTGGGTTTGAAATTTTAATTAACGAAATTGAATCCAATAGCATTCAACTCAATTCGCCCGAAATCTATCCGTTATTATTGAAATCTCAATCTATTTGGATAAATGCCATCTCTCAAACCCGCATTTACATGGCTAATCGTTTGGCTTCCTTCACCACCGAAATATTAGAAGATCAAGGAAAAAGCCTAAAAGACATACACACCCTTTTCACTCAAAACCTACAAAAACTGCAAAGTTTGTATTCCAAAGAAGACAGTTTTGAGGCCGAAGACATACTTAAGAACGCATTACACAACAGCCAAGATTGGTATCAAGATTTCATTAATCTTAGAAAAATTTCAGAATCGGATCAATGGCGCTCAGATACCCTAATCATTAAAACCCGCGTGTTTCCAGTGATTGAAGACATCAGCCAAAACATTATTGATATTGAAAAATCCATTCACTCTGAAAAACTCAGTACCGACGAAGCCCTTAAAGAAAGTGACGAGGCTTTTAACAAGCTAATTTTTGCCATCATTGCCCTTTTCTTGTTATTTATTGCCTCTATTTTAGTTTCTATGCAATGGATGCTGTTTTCACCGATTGAAAAAGTTTCTTTAGCACTGCGCTCTAAAGCTTTCGACATAGACTTGCCCAATATCCATTCGTCAAACACCAGAGAAGTTGGACGACTGATTGATGCCTTTGTTGAAATGGACAAAGAGGTCACCCTGCGCCAAACTGCGCTTGAACATCAAGCCATGCACGATCACTTAACCGGCTTGCCTAATCGTTTTTTACTGAATCAACGCATCGAGTATCACTTGCTAAATTCAGAAAGACGCCAGTGCCCGTTTGTGCTTTACCTAATGGATTTAGACTTTTTTAAAGACATCAACGATACCTTGGGACATGCCGCCGGTGATCAGCTGCTTATAGAAGTTTCAAAGCGTATGCAAGAGCTCATTCAAAAATCGGATACCTTAGCCAGATTAGGCGGGGACGAGTTTTCCATTCTATTGCCCGATGCATCCAAAGAGCGTGCAACCCGCCTTGCTGAAGATCTGATTCAAAAAATTAGTCAACCCGTTGAAATCAATGGTCAAAAGGTCAATATTGGTATCAGTATAGGCATGGTCAGCTATCCAGAAGACGCTACCGATATGGAAAGCTTATTTCAATATGCCGATATGGCGATGTATACCGCCAAACGCAATCGTACAGGCCTAACCTTTTACGACGCAACCCAAAACATCTATAGCAAAACCAGACTTAACCTGATTCACGATGTTGCAGAAGCTTTAGAACAAGATCAATTTGAAATTTACTTCCAACCCAAAATTAATGCCGAAAATGGTGAGATTTGTGGCGCCGAAGGCTTGTTGAGATGGAACCATCGAGAATATGGGTTTATCTCTCCTGAAAAGGTCGTCGAAGGTGCCGAACGCGCGGGATTTATTCACAAACTATCACTCAGTATGCTCAATAAAGCCGTTTCTGAATGTAGTCAATGGCACAAAGCAGGCTTCCCTATCACGGTTTCTGTCAACCTATCCGTTAGAGATCTCTCTAACTTGGACTTAACAGATGAAGTCAAATTGATTATGGACAACTACCAATTAGACTATGGTTATTTAACACTCGAAATTACTGAAAGCGTCATGATGGAAAATCTGGCGGTTTCTTTAGAGGTTTTAAATAAATTGCATGATTTAGGGGTTTGCATTTCTATTGATGACTTTGGTACAGGTTTTTCATCCCTAGCCTATTTAAAACGCTTGCCAGTGACTGAACTTAAGATCGATAAGTCATTTATTATGGAAATGAATGAAGACGCAAATGACAGAAAAATTGTCAGCTCAACCATCAATCTCGGACACAACTTAGGCTTAAAAGTCATCGCAGAAGGTATTGAAACTCAAAAAGTTATGGACCTGCTCAAAGAAATGGGCTGCGACCAAATGCAAGGCTATTTTATTGGCAAGCCCATGACACCAGAAGCTTTCCGCTATTTTATAAAAAACCATTCCAACGCTTAA
- a CDS encoding GGDEF domain-containing protein yields the protein MQTLQQFFIGNLYTPDNNQLLEAYQTFIKNNAAECTQAFYDVLLTDSATKRYLTNQLVENHLKIELQAWIKQTLSPKFSDEDIQTLVNKQRLVGEVHSRIEVPMHMVNSAMSTIKQVLFINLRNDANIPDKLKADLIILLNLLLDSALSLINESYLDQRVNTERHAQEYRSRSSAHEMAIEIERVKGALFGWMTQFMSDLLTHSTHRKVDIHHQEFALWIRHKLGFFCTDPRVTNKIIHNLDELQDSLNELHHSPNAPKEQTIQKINALTNECGWMLGQIADKNIEDATREDALTSLIERRFMAPILQSETQLAIKTQEPYTLLMIDVDNFKSVNDIHGHQAGDAVLSSIGRHLKRALRVTDYAFRFGGEEFMILMPETSLENGILAAQKILDNIRQNEVKLDNGRTLKATVSIGLAQFEQDPDYQQVIKIADEKLYEAKHAGKDRYAY from the coding sequence ATGCAAACTTTACAACAATTCTTTATTGGCAACCTTTACACCCCAGACAATAACCAACTATTAGAAGCCTATCAAACATTTATTAAAAATAATGCCGCTGAATGCACCCAAGCTTTTTATGATGTACTGCTCACCGACTCAGCAACCAAGCGTTATCTAACCAATCAGTTGGTTGAAAACCATCTTAAAATTGAATTACAAGCTTGGATAAAACAAACCCTTAGCCCCAAATTCTCGGATGAAGACATTCAAACCCTAGTGAATAAACAACGACTGGTTGGCGAAGTGCATTCACGCATTGAAGTGCCCATGCATATGGTTAACAGCGCCATGAGCACCATTAAGCAGGTTTTATTTATTAACCTGCGTAACGATGCCAACATTCCAGACAAACTCAAAGCCGATTTAATCATTCTGTTAAACCTACTCTTGGATTCAGCCCTGAGCCTCATCAATGAGTCTTACCTTGATCAACGCGTTAACACTGAGCGCCATGCACAAGAATACAGAAGCCGTTCTAGTGCGCATGAAATGGCGATTGAGATTGAACGCGTTAAAGGCGCTCTATTTGGTTGGATGACGCAATTTATGTCTGATTTGCTAACCCATTCTACCCACCGCAAAGTGGATATTCATCATCAAGAATTTGCCCTCTGGATTCGTCATAAACTGGGCTTTTTTTGCACCGACCCAAGAGTCACCAACAAAATCATCCATAACTTAGATGAACTACAAGATTCCCTTAATGAACTGCACCATTCCCCTAATGCGCCCAAAGAGCAAACCATTCAAAAAATCAATGCGTTAACCAATGAATGTGGCTGGATGCTCGGGCAAATTGCCGACAAAAATATCGAAGACGCCACGCGTGAAGATGCTTTAACCAGTTTAATTGAACGCCGTTTTATGGCGCCTATTTTACAAAGCGAAACTCAGCTAGCGATTAAAACCCAAGAGCCCTATACCCTGCTGATGATTGATGTTGATAACTTTAAATCTGTCAATGATATTCACGGTCACCAAGCAGGCGATGCCGTGCTTTCAAGCATAGGCCGCCATTTAAAACGAGCTTTAAGAGTGACCGATTATGCCTTTAGATTTGGTGGCGAAGAGTTCATGATTTTGATGCCCGAAACCTCTCTTGAAAATGGCATTCTTGCTGCTCAAAAAATCTTAGATAACATTAGACAAAATGAAGTCAAACTAGACAATGGCAGAACCTTGAAAGCAACGGTGTCGATTGGTTTAGCACAATTTGAACAAGACCCAGACTACCAACAAGTTATTAAAATTGCCGACGAAAAATTGTATGAAGCCAAGCATGCCGGTAAAGACCGCTATGCATACTAA
- a CDS encoding RluA family pseudouridine synthase yields the protein MTTEIQELGILPATTEAYQLIYADEDLVVVNKPTKLLTVPGRHPANHDCLVSRVQTEFASAMVVHRLDYDTSGLVILPLNKATLSDVSKQFQARTVHKQYTAIVDGLMTDDVGEIDLPIAKDDANPRCYKICTQTGKPSVTRFEVLARDFEKQQTRVLLKPITGRSHQLRLHLRALSHAILGDEFYASPRVLDASPRLLLHSNQIEFVHPVSKALLTFNSVVPF from the coding sequence ATGACCACAGAGATTCAAGAATTAGGCATTTTGCCAGCCACCACAGAAGCCTATCAGTTGATTTATGCGGACGAAGATTTGGTGGTGGTGAATAAGCCCACTAAATTATTAACAGTGCCTGGTCGGCATCCCGCCAATCATGATTGCTTGGTCAGTCGTGTTCAAACTGAGTTTGCAAGCGCCATGGTGGTACATCGTTTGGATTACGATACCTCAGGCCTGGTTATTTTACCCCTGAATAAAGCGACTTTATCGGATGTGAGTAAACAGTTTCAAGCGCGCACAGTTCACAAACAATACACGGCAATTGTAGATGGTTTGATGACGGACGATGTTGGTGAGATTGATTTGCCGATTGCTAAAGATGACGCCAATCCACGATGCTACAAAATTTGTACCCAAACAGGCAAACCTTCTGTGACACGCTTTGAAGTGCTGGCCAGAGATTTTGAAAAACAGCAAACGCGTGTTTTGCTCAAACCCATCACAGGGCGCTCTCATCAATTGCGTTTACATTTGCGTGCCTTGAGTCATGCCATTTTGGGCGATGAATTTTATGCGTCCCCCAGGGTTTTAGACGCATCTCCAAGATTATTACTCCACTCTAATCAGATCGAATTTGTACATCCTGTGAGTAAAGCGTTGCTCACATTTAATAGCGTCGTGCCTTTTTAA
- a CDS encoding CPBP family intramembrane glutamic endopeptidase translates to MKILQTPASNRLALISLAIVLLIVTKTVHIIDWHYADGYWDLDRVVGLVLFLGVVHHYIEPLKLGSWLWLLGLLASFVLLDAITSQLGLARIVQLFILTALVEEILLRGVLFEGLLKKLSPRTALLLTTVLFTMVHTKAYSDPWYALALLITGGLLGGIYLHYRQQSLQKAMLWATSVHMVIILIGVNLAIVQ, encoded by the coding sequence ATGAAGATTTTGCAAACCCCAGCTTCAAATCGTCTTGCTTTAATAAGTTTGGCGATTGTTTTGTTAATCGTAACCAAAACCGTGCACATTATTGACTGGCACTATGCGGATGGTTATTGGGATTTAGACAGAGTTGTGGGGTTGGTTTTATTTTTGGGTGTGGTTCACCATTATATTGAACCACTCAAACTGGGTTCTTGGCTTTGGTTGCTGGGCTTGTTGGCGAGCTTTGTATTGCTGGATGCAATCACCTCGCAACTGGGATTGGCAAGGATTGTGCAGTTGTTCATTTTGACTGCGTTGGTTGAAGAAATTCTATTAAGAGGCGTTTTATTTGAAGGGTTACTTAAAAAATTGTCTCCTCGAACCGCGCTGTTATTGACCACGGTATTATTTACAATGGTACACACCAAAGCCTATTCAGACCCTTGGTATGCGCTGGCTTTACTCATCACGGGCGGATTATTAGGGGGCATCTATTTGCATTACCGACAACAGAGTTTGCAAAAAGCAATGTTATGGGCAACCAGTGTGCATATGGTGATTATTCTGATAGGGGTTAATCTTGCCATTGTTCAATGA
- a CDS encoding MBL fold metallo-hydrolase: MSSFYELTVLGSGAGASSVYEGLTSSSFMLSCDGQPFCLVDLGLGVGREVMRQFGEFPSKVIITHNHSDHAGDLPVVALVELKRGNRLQIIAQTEVMQRLKQHRMAEHHQQAKPEALADWVGLPEGESFELGFGLTLAFYRGEHSELSFGFRLMDAQGQIRLAYTADSCVSTALYEKLAPAQVFILDARPKPNAWHADFAQIQPWLKPGVFILGHGLSKAKAYESYPELPLLLAGQTLVF, from the coding sequence ATGTCATCTTTTTATGAATTAACCGTGTTGGGCTCTGGGGCTGGCGCATCTTCGGTTTATGAAGGCTTAACCAGCAGTAGCTTTATGTTAAGTTGCGATGGGCAGCCGTTTTGTTTGGTGGATTTGGGCTTAGGCGTGGGCAGAGAAGTGATGCGTCAGTTTGGTGAGTTTCCATCAAAAGTCATCATTACCCATAATCATTCAGACCATGCCGGTGATTTGCCGGTCGTGGCTTTGGTAGAACTTAAGCGTGGCAATCGTCTGCAAATTATTGCTCAAACCGAGGTCATGCAACGCCTCAAACAACACCGCATGGCGGAACATCATCAACAAGCAAAGCCAGAAGCCTTAGCCGATTGGGTTGGTTTACCTGAAGGGGAATCTTTTGAACTGGGCTTTGGATTGACGCTGGCGTTTTACCGCGGTGAACATTCCGAGTTGAGTTTTGGTTTTAGGCTGATGGATGCGCAAGGGCAAATTCGATTGGCCTATACGGCAGATTCTTGTGTGAGCACTGCTTTATATGAGAAATTAGCGCCAGCCCAGGTGTTTATTTTGGATGCACGTCCTAAACCGAATGCTTGGCATGCCGATTTTGCGCAAATTCAGCCTTGGTTAAAGCCTGGTGTTTTTATATTGGGGCATGGTTTGTCAAAAGCCAAAGCCTATGAATCTTACCCTGAATTGCCACTATTGCTGGCAGGCCAAACCCTAGTCTTTTGA